The window GTTGCAGGCGGGATCGCCGTTGAGCGCCCCCGTGCGCGCCTATCTGCAGGCGGCGCTGGCACATGCGATGCCAGCACCTGCCGTGACTGCTGCGGTCCCTGCGCGCCGCTGAGGCGATCACACCATCTCCCAAAAAAACACTGAAAAGTGCTTGACCCTCACGCAACGTGAGGCCCCACAGTCGATCCCCATGAACGGATCGACACCCTCCTCCAGCCCCTCAGCCCCCACCCGGCGGCTGCACGCGCTGGACAACTTGCGCGCCACCATGATGTGGCTGGGCATCGTGCTGCATGTCTCGGTCATCTACATGAGCCGGCCTTCGCCCCTGCCCTGGCACGACGACCAGTCCAGCCCTCTGGCAGACCTGCTGGTGGCGCTGATCCATGCCTTCCGCATGCCCTTGTTTTTCATCCTCGCCGGGTTCTTCGTGGCAGCGTTGGTCCAACGGCACGGCCTGGCTGGCATGGTGCGCAACCGGCTGCGCCGCCTGGGCCTGCCCTTTGCGCTGTTCTGGCCGCCGCTGTTCGTGGCCTGCGCGTTGCTCGGGCTGATGTTCCTGCACCGCATGGCCTATGGCACCTGGGGCGTGGACCGTAGCCTGCTACCCCGGGGCCCCAATGTGCCCCAAGGCCCGGCCACCATGCACCTCTGGTTCTTGTGGATGCTGTTGTGGCTGGCGCTGCTGACGCCCTTGGCATGGATGGCAGTGCGCGCCTTGCCCGCAGGGATGCAGCAGGCCTTACAGCGCGGAGCCCTCTGGCTGGGAGGCACTCCAACCGGTCTGCTGGTGCTCACGCTGCCGCTGGCCTGGATTGGCGCGGGCTACGACCACGGCATCGTCACGCCCAGCGGGTCCTTCCTGCCGCCGCTGGCGGAATGGATCCACAACGGGCTGTTCTACGGCTTTGGCCTGTGCCTGTATGTGCACCGCAAGACGCTGATGGCGCGCTACGAGCGGCACTGGCCTACGCTGGCGGGCCTGGGGCTGGTGGGGTTTCTGCTCACCGCGCTGCTGTCAGAAGTGCTGGCCCAGCCCGAGGCGTCGGCCTTTGCACTGGTAATGGTTACCGGGGCGTTCACCGACCTGCTGGCCGCGCCGGTATCCGCCATGCGCCACCTGCAGTTCTGGATGGCGCTGGCCTACAACAGCGCGTCGTGGCTGTGGAGCTTTGCGCTGATCGGGCTGTTTCTGCGCCATGTCGGCCAGCCCCGCGCCTGGCTGGCCTATCTGGCCGACAGTTCGTACTGGGTGTACCTCGTGCACCTGCCACTCACGATCGGCCTGGGTGCGCTGCTGTACGGTCTGCCCGTTCCGGCCCTGGCCAAGATGCTGATCAACGTGCTGGCCACCACGGCCCTGTGCCTGGCCAGCTACCACCTGTTTGTGCGTTTTACCGCTGTGGGCCGCTTGCTCACGGGGCGAACGCACACCCGTCATTCTTTGGGAGACCTCGTTCATGCGACCTGATACCTCACCCCGTCCTGCCCACCCACCCGGCGCAGGCCCCGCAACCCCGCCCGCAGACCCGCGCGCCGCGTTGCTGCAGGACCCCAACTTCCGCTGGATGATTGGCGGCTCGGCCCTGTCCATGCTAGGCGACCAGTTCACGCTGATCGCGCTGCCCTGGCTGGTGCTGCAGATGACGGGCGACACGCTGGTGCTGGGCACCGTACTCGCTCTCATCAGCGTACCGCGTGCGCTGTTCATCCTGATTGGCGGCGCGCTGGTGGACCGCCATTCGCCCAAGCAGGTGCTGATGATCACCAAATACGTCAACCTGGTGCTGCTGGCCGCGCTAGCGGGGCTGGTGTTTGCGGGCACGCTGTCGCTGTGGATGGTGTACGCGCTGTCGCTGGGCATTGGGCTGGCCACGGCTTTCAGCATTCCGGCCGGCACGGCCATGATGCCGTCGGTGGTGGCGCGCCCTCAGCTGCAGGCCGCCAACGGCATCAGCCTGGGCCTGCGGCAGCTGACGATGTTCCTGGGGCCCTTGCTGGCGGGCCTGCTGATTGCCCTGTTTGGTGCCGGTGGTGCGGGCCACACCGCAGCGGATGCGCCCGCACATGCCAACGCCACCGGTATCGGCATGGCCTTTGCGCTGGATGCGCTGAGCTTCGCCGTGTCGGCCTGGACGCTGTCCAAGGTCCAGCCTCTGGCAGGCCTTGCGGGCCTTTCCGCCCCCACAGCCGCGCCGCAGGCAGTGCTCGCCTCGGTGGCACAAGGCCTGGGTCACTTCTGGCGCGACAGCGAGTTGCGCACCTGCTTTTTGTACTGGAGCGCGATTGCCCTGTTCATCATGGGCCCCATCCACATCGCCATTCCGGTGCTGGCCAGCAGCAGCCCGCAGCTGGGTGCCGCTGCCTTCGGCATCATCGTGGGCGCCCATGGTGCGGGCACGTTGCTGGGTATGGTGGTATCGGGCATGGTGCCCCGGCTGCGGTTTGGCAGCCTGGGCATGACCATCCTGGCGTTCGACGCCATCATTGGCGCGCTGTTCATGCCGCTGGGCCTGATCACCGCTGTGTGGCAGGGCGCGGTGCTGATGCTGGTTATCGGTCTGCTCGGCGGATTCATGCAGGTGAGCGTGTTCACCTGGATCCAGCACCGGGTCCCGCCCGCCCTGCTGGGCCGCGCGATGAGCCTGTTCATGTTCATCTTCATGGGCCTGGCGCCCATCTCGGCCGCCGTCACCGGCTGGGTGATGAAGAGCATCACGCTCACGCAGCTGTTTGCGGCCAGCGGCGGAACGCTGGTGGTGCTGGCGGCACTCGCCTTCGTGCTCACCCCCATGCGCCGCGTGACGGATGCAGCGCCCGCCACACGCTGAGGCTCCCCACGCAAAAAAGGCTGGAGCACGGGTCCAGCCTTTTTTTGTGACTCAGGACGCGTGCCTCAGACTTCGGTGACGAACTGCTCGCGGGGGCGGCGCACCTTCTTCAGGTTCACCAGCCAGTCGCCTTCGTCGGCGCGGTAGCCCAGCGGCAAGATGGCAACGCTGCGGAGGCCGCGTGCCCGCAGACCCAGGATTTCATCCAGCGCGTTGGGGTCAAAGCCTTCCATAGGCGTCGAGTCCACTTCTTCAAACGCCGCAGCGATCAGAGCAGCGCTCATGCCGATGTAGGCCTGGCGGGCGGCGTGCTGGAAGTTCACTTCGGCGTCGCGCTGGGGGTAGCTGCTGAGCAGCATCTGGCGGTAGTTTTCCCAGCCTTCGTTCTTGAAGCCACGCTGGTCATTGGTCAAATCGAACATCATGTTGATGCGGTCGGCCGTGTAGTTGTCCCAAGCCGCAAACACCAGCAGGTGAGAGCCGTCGGTGATCTGGGCCTGGTTCCAGGCGATGGGCTGGATCTTGGCGCGCACGGCAGGGTCGGTCACCACAATGATCTCGAACGGCTGCAGGCCGCTGGACGTGGGCGCCAGGCGGGCAGCTTCAAGAATGCGCTCCACCTTGTCCTGTGGAACCACCTTGGCGGGGTTCATCTTCTTGGCGGCGTAGCGCCATTGCAGCTTGTTCAGCAGGGGTTGGGCGGCGGATGTGTCGATGGTCATGGCAAGGTCTCTGAAAAAAGAAATTGATCGATGGATGCGTTGATGGTGGAACTGTAGGCACCCCACATCGGTTCGGTAAGCCCTGCCAAAGAAAAGGATTGTTCGCGATTGATCAACAATCACCCCGGCGGCACGCTGCAGCGAGGCGTTTTGGCACAGGTGCTGCTGCACAGGCGCGGAGCACGTGGGCGTACACTCGTGGCCCGTGAATGCCCGGGTCAACTCCCGGCTGACCGCGCCCCTTCATGAGTGAACCCGACCTGTCTTTTCTGGACCCTGCAGGCCGCCAAAGCGCAGCCGCAGAGCCCACGCCGCGCCCACCCGCCCCCCATCCCCGCGCCCCCGGCGCCTCGGCAGAGGGCCTGGTGGCCGAGTTGCGTGCCTACCAGGCCGAGCTGGAAAGCCAGAACAAGGTGCTGCGCTACAGCCAGGCCGTGGCCGAGAGCGCCTACGAGCGCTTCGAAACCCTGTTTGCCAGCGTGCCGCTGGCCCTCATGGTGGTGGACGACCACGACATGGTGGTGCAGGCCAACTCCATGGCGCACCGCTCCTTTCAGCCCACGGAGCGCGACCGGCCACTGACCGCGCTGATGCCTTTTGTGTGCCCGCAAGACGCTGCCCGCGTGCGCGAGGCCTTTGCCCAGGCGCAGGACCTGGGGCACAGCGAGGTCAAGGAGGTGGTGTTCACCATCAGCGAGGCCACGCGCATCACCGGCGACCTGCACATTGCCCACATCGATGCACCGCAAACCAGCGGCCCGCCGCTGTCGCAGTTTTTGTGCGCCGTGATCGACCAGGGCCCGCTGCTGGCCGAGCGCCAGGCGCTGCAGCACAGCGCCGAGACCCTGCAGCAACGCAACGAGCAGATCCGCGCCAGCGAAAAGCGGCTGGAGGCCGTCATCAACTCCGCGCTGGACGCCATCATCTGCGTGGACCAGCACCAGCGCATCACCGTGTTCAACCCCACCGCCGCCGCGCTGTTCCAGTGCAGCGCCAGCGATGCGCTGGGCAGCACGCTCGACCGTTTTTTGCCCGATGCCGCCCAAGCCCTGGCGTTTGCCCAGCTCACCACCCAGGCCCTGCTGGGCGAGATGACGGCCCTGACCGCCAGCGGCAAGGAGCTGGCGGTGGAGGTGAGCGTGTCGTTCGAGCGCCATGCCGACGGGGAAACCACCACCGTGTTTGCCCGCGACCTGACCGGTCGCAAGAAGGCCGAGGCGCACCGCAACGAGCTGGAAGCCCAGCTGCGCGAGTCGCACAAGATGCAGGCCGTGGGCACCATGGCCGGGGGCATTGCGCACGACTTCAACAACATCCTGGGCGCCATCCTGGGCAATGTGGAGCTGGCCAAGGCCGACTGCGCCGCAGGCTCGCCCGTGCTGGAAAGTCTTCTGGAGATCGACAAGGCCGGCCGCCGCGCGCGCGACCTGGTGCGCCAGATCCTCACCTTCAGCCGCAACGAACCTCCGCAGCGTTCGGCCGTGTCGCTGGCCGAGGTGGTGCACGACACCGAGCGCCTGCTGCGCGTGACCCTGCCCCCCGCCATCGAACTGCACATGCAGCTGCAAGCGGGCCTGCCGCCTGTGCTGGCCGATGCCACGCAGGTCGAGCAGGCCCTGCTCAACCTGTGCACCAACGCCGTCCATGCCATTGGTACCGAGCGCGGCAGCATCCATGTGGAGGCCGCCACGGTGCGACCCGACCAGCGCCTGACCGAGCGCCTGGGCCTCGCGCCCATCGACTATGTGGCCCTGACGGTGCGCGACACCGGCCCCGGCATGGACGCCGCCACCCTGGAGCGCATCTTTGAGCCTTTCTTCACCACCAAGCCCGTGGGCCAGGGCACCGGCCTGGGCCTGGCGGTGGTGCACGGCGTGATGCGTACACACGAAGGCGGGGTGGACGTGCAAAGCGCGCCCGGCCAAGGTAGCCGGTTCACGCTGTACTTTCCGGTAGCAACCGATACCACGTCCGGTGCTGCTGCCGTTGTGCAGGCCAGCCCCGTGCAGCAGGCATCACCGCCAACGGCCATGGCCTCTGCATCAGCGCCAGCCGAATCGGTCGGCGCGGCGCCCGGCAAGAAGCACCATGTGATGTACGTGGACGACGACCAGGCCCTGGTCTTTTTGGTCCAGCGCCTGCTGCGCCGCCGGGGCTATGAGGTCAGCGGCTATACGGACCCGCACGAGGCCACGGTGGCGCTGCGGACCGCCCCACAAGCCTATGACCTGCTGGTCACCGACTACAACATGCCCGGCTTCTGCGGTGTGGACCTGGTGCGCGAGGCCCGCCTCATCCGCCCCGATCTGCCCGTGGCCCTGGCCTCGGGCTACGTCACGGCCGAGATCGAGCAGGCCGCGCTGGCCGAAGGCGCCCAGGCCCTGATCCACAAACCCAACGACGTGGAAGAACTCTGCGCCACCGTGCAACGGCTGATCGTGGGCCATGACCCTGCCTGAGCCCTTGGCAGATGGCGTACAGGCGTTGTACGAAGACGACGACCTGCTGGTGCTGTGCAAGCCCTCAGGCCTGCTGTGTGTGCCCGGCCGGGGGCCCGACAAGCAGGATTGCCTGAGCGCCCGCGCACAGCTGCGCTGGCCCGGCGCGCTCATCGTGCACCGGCTGGACCAGGCGACCTCGGGCCTGGTGCTCATGGCACGCCACATCGACGCGCAGCGCCGCCTGGGCCACGCGTTTGCCGAGCGCCTGGTGCACAAGCGCTACCAGGCGGTGGTGCAAGGGCTGCTGGGCACAGCGGGCGGCGACTGGAGCGAGATCGACCTGCCCATTGCCGCCGACTGGGAGCGCCGCCCGCTGCGCGTCATCGACCACGGCGTGGGCAAACCCAGCCTGACCCGCTGGCGCGCACTGGCGCACGACGCGGCGGCACAGACCACCCGCCTTGAACTGGAGCCCCTGACCGGCCGCACCCACCAGCTGCGCGTGCACCTGGCCGCCATCGGCCACGCCATCCTGGGCGACGCGCTGTATGCCGATGCCGCCACGCAGGCACAAGCCCCGCGCCTGCTGCTGCATGCCAGCCACCTGGCCTTTACGCACCCCAGCACGGGGGAGCAGGTAGCGCTGGAGTGGGCAGCCGATTTTTAGCGAAATTGCGCGCTAGCGCTAGTGGAACATGCGCCAATCGCTATTTATTCGATAGCACATGATGTTTGATGGTCAGCGCCCGCCCGGTGGTGCGGCGCGCGACATGGCCCACTGCACGGCCAGGATGCTCGCCAGCACCACCAGCATGCCCACCAGCGATATCCCCGTCATGGCCTGCCCCAGCAGGGCCCAGCCCAGCAGCACCGCCGTGACGGGGCTCAGCAGCCCCAGTGACGACACCGCCACCGAAGGCAGCCGTGCAATGCCACGGAACCACAGCGCATAGGCCACCAGCGCGCCCGCCAGGCTAAGGTACAGATAACCCGCGATATTGGGGAGGGTGAGTGCAGGCAAAGGCGGGTCCACCGCCCACGCCACCGGCGCCAGCATGAGCCCGCCCGCCAGCAACTGCCAACCTGTGAAAGCGAGCACCGGCAGGTCCGACCGCCAGCGCCGCGACCAGAACGTGCCCGCCGCCATGCACAGCGTGCCCACCAGCGCAGCCGCCACGCCCACCATGTCCCAGCGCGCACCGGGCGACAACAGCAGCGCCGCCATGCCCAGCACCCCAAAACCCCCAGCAGCCAGCGCCAGTGCGGGCGGGCGCCGGTGGTCCAGCGCCCAGGTCAGGCCCATCACTACCAGCGGCCCCACAGCGCCCACCACCGCAGCCACGCCACCGGGCAACCGGTAGGCCGCCACAAACAGCAGCGCCTGGAACACGCCAATGTTCAGCGCCGCCAGCACCAACAGGCGCCGCCACCCCACCCAGTCGCCCCAGGCCGGCCAGCGGCGGCACCACAGCACCAGCAGCAAACCTGCGGGCAAGGTACGCAGCAGCGCGGCGGTAAAGGGCCGGTCAGGCGGCAGCAGCTCGGTGGTGACGATGTAGGTCGAGCCCCAAATGACGGGCCCGAGCGCCGTGGTAAGCGCATCAAGCCAGACCGAAGAGCTTGCTGTGGATCGTGCAGAGGTCATTTATTTATCTTCAATTCAAGACAAAAACTCTACCATACAATCTCGAACTCAAGACAATTCAGCCACCACAAGCCCATGGCCACCCCACGCGAACCCGACGCCGTCGATGCCATCCTGGCCCAGTGGAAGCGCGAGCGCCCCGACCTGGACGCCAGCCCCATGGGCCCCATCGGGCGCATCAAGCGCTGCGCCGTGCTGCTGGAGCGGCGGCTGGATGAAACCTTTGCCGACTTCGGCCTGAGCCGCTGGGAGTTCGACATGCTGGCCACGCTGCGCCGCAGTGGCGCGCCCTACTGCCTGGCACCGACCACGCTGTTCTCCACGCTCATGGTCACCTCCGGCACCATGACGCACCGCATGGCCAAGCTCGAAGCCCAGGGCTGGATCGAGCGCCTGCCCAACCCGGCCGACGCCCGCAGCTCGCTGGTGCAGCTCACGCCCCAGGGGCTGGAGCTGATCGACCGCGCCGTGGAGGCCCACGTGGCCAACGAACACCGCATCCTTTCGGCCCTCAAGGCGCCCGACCTGGCGGCGCTGGACGCACGCTTGACATTGCTGCTGGCCGCACTGGAGTCACGCAGAGGCCAGTGAAGTCAACCGGCCCTGTGTACTGCGCAGTAACATGGCGGGATGCCTCAAAACCACCTCTACATCCTCACCGGCGCATCGCGCGGCATGGGCCTGGCCATGGCCCAGCAGCTTTTGCGCAGCGGCAACACCTTGATCTGCATTGCGCGCAGTGCCAACAACGACCTGGCCGCCGAGGCCCGGGCCGCGGGCGTCACCATCGAACAGTGGCAGCAAGACCTGTCGCAGGGCGAGCAGGCGGCCCACAAGCTGCAAGCCTGGCTGCAGGCCCAGGGCCCTCAGGCGTTTGCCAGCGCCACCCTCATCAACAACGCAGGCATGATCCCGCGCATCGCTCCGCTGTCAGCCAGCGACGTGGACGACCTGGCCACCGCCCTGCGCGTCGGGCTGGAGGCGCCCATGCAGCTCACCGCCGCCTTCCTGGGCGCGACGGACACCTGGACGGTGCCGCGCAAGGTGCTCAACATCTCGTCGGGCCTGGGCCGCCGGGCCATGGCCTCGCAGGCCGCCTACTGCGCCGCCAAGGCGGGCATGGACCATTTCACGCGCTGCGTGGCGCTGGACGAGGCCATCAAGCCCCATGGGGCCAAGGTATGCTCGCTGGCTCCCGGTGTGATCGACACCGACATGCAGGTCCAGCTGCGCGGCGCCGACCCGGCCGCCTTCCCGGACCGCCAGAATTTCGCCAACCTCAAGACGGGTGGCCAGCTCACATCGCCTGCCGAGGCCGCCACCCGCGTGCTCGCCTGGCTGGAGCGCGCAGACTTCGGCACCAACCCGGTGGCCGACGTGCGCGAGGCGTGAGCCCGGTTACTCCTATTTTGATAGCTGCAACCGCATGATTCACTGGCGCTTGCAGCCATTTTGACCTGAATTTCTCTGAAAGGACCTCCCCATGACCCGTGAAGTCGTCGTCGTCAGCGCAGTGCGCACCGCCATTGGCACCTTTGGTGGCAGCCTCAAGGACGTGCCCCCCACCGAACTGGGTGCACTCGTCGTGCGCGAATCCCTCGCCCGCGCCAACGTGGAGGGCAAGGACGTGGGCCACGTGGTGTTCGGCCACGTGGTCAACACCGAGCCCAAGGACATGTACCTGTCGCGCGTGGCGGCCATCAATGGCGGCTGCGCCGAGGGCACGCCTGCATTCAACGTCAACCGCCTGTGCGGCTCGGGCCTGCAGGCCATCGTCAGCGCCAGCCAGTCCATCCTGCTGGGCGACACCGACGTGGCCATTGGCGCCGGTGCCGAGAACATGAGCCGCGTGCCCTTCGCCAGCCTGAACATGCGCTGGGGCGCCCGCATGGGCGACACCAAGATGGTGGACATGATGATCGGCGCGCTGCACGACCCCTTCCACAACATCCACATGGGTGTGACGGCCGAGAACATCGCCGCCAAGTGGGGCATCAGCCGCGAAGACCAGGACAAGCTGGCGGTCGAAAGCCACAACCGGGCCGAGCGCGCCACGCAAAACGGGCTGTTCAAGGACCAGATCGTGCCCGTCACCCTGAAGAGCAAGAAGGGCGACGTGCAGTACGCCACCGACGAGCACTTCCGCCCC of the Acidovorax sp. 107 genome contains:
- a CDS encoding acyltransferase family protein, with the translated sequence MNGSTPSSSPSAPTRRLHALDNLRATMMWLGIVLHVSVIYMSRPSPLPWHDDQSSPLADLLVALIHAFRMPLFFILAGFFVAALVQRHGLAGMVRNRLRRLGLPFALFWPPLFVACALLGLMFLHRMAYGTWGVDRSLLPRGPNVPQGPATMHLWFLWMLLWLALLTPLAWMAVRALPAGMQQALQRGALWLGGTPTGLLVLTLPLAWIGAGYDHGIVTPSGSFLPPLAEWIHNGLFYGFGLCLYVHRKTLMARYERHWPTLAGLGLVGFLLTALLSEVLAQPEASAFALVMVTGAFTDLLAAPVSAMRHLQFWMALAYNSASWLWSFALIGLFLRHVGQPRAWLAYLADSSYWVYLVHLPLTIGLGALLYGLPVPALAKMLINVLATTALCLASYHLFVRFTAVGRLLTGRTHTRHSLGDLVHAT
- a CDS encoding MFS transporter; the protein is MRPDTSPRPAHPPGAGPATPPADPRAALLQDPNFRWMIGGSALSMLGDQFTLIALPWLVLQMTGDTLVLGTVLALISVPRALFILIGGALVDRHSPKQVLMITKYVNLVLLAALAGLVFAGTLSLWMVYALSLGIGLATAFSIPAGTAMMPSVVARPQLQAANGISLGLRQLTMFLGPLLAGLLIALFGAGGAGHTAADAPAHANATGIGMAFALDALSFAVSAWTLSKVQPLAGLAGLSAPTAAPQAVLASVAQGLGHFWRDSELRTCFLYWSAIALFIMGPIHIAIPVLASSSPQLGAAAFGIIVGAHGAGTLLGMVVSGMVPRLRFGSLGMTILAFDAIIGALFMPLGLITAVWQGAVLMLVIGLLGGFMQVSVFTWIQHRVPPALLGRAMSLFMFIFMGLAPISAAVTGWVMKSITLTQLFAASGGTLVVLAALAFVLTPMRRVTDAAPATR
- a CDS encoding NAD(P)H-dependent oxidoreductase, with protein sequence MTIDTSAAQPLLNKLQWRYAAKKMNPAKVVPQDKVERILEAARLAPTSSGLQPFEIIVVTDPAVRAKIQPIAWNQAQITDGSHLLVFAAWDNYTADRINMMFDLTNDQRGFKNEGWENYRQMLLSSYPQRDAEVNFQHAARQAYIGMSAALIAAAFEEVDSTPMEGFDPNALDEILGLRARGLRSVAILPLGYRADEGDWLVNLKKVRRPREQFVTEV
- a CDS encoding ATP-binding protein — its product is MSEPDLSFLDPAGRQSAAAEPTPRPPAPHPRAPGASAEGLVAELRAYQAELESQNKVLRYSQAVAESAYERFETLFASVPLALMVVDDHDMVVQANSMAHRSFQPTERDRPLTALMPFVCPQDAARVREAFAQAQDLGHSEVKEVVFTISEATRITGDLHIAHIDAPQTSGPPLSQFLCAVIDQGPLLAERQALQHSAETLQQRNEQIRASEKRLEAVINSALDAIICVDQHQRITVFNPTAAALFQCSASDALGSTLDRFLPDAAQALAFAQLTTQALLGEMTALTASGKELAVEVSVSFERHADGETTTVFARDLTGRKKAEAHRNELEAQLRESHKMQAVGTMAGGIAHDFNNILGAILGNVELAKADCAAGSPVLESLLEIDKAGRRARDLVRQILTFSRNEPPQRSAVSLAEVVHDTERLLRVTLPPAIELHMQLQAGLPPVLADATQVEQALLNLCTNAVHAIGTERGSIHVEAATVRPDQRLTERLGLAPIDYVALTVRDTGPGMDAATLERIFEPFFTTKPVGQGTGLGLAVVHGVMRTHEGGVDVQSAPGQGSRFTLYFPVATDTTSGAAAVVQASPVQQASPPTAMASASAPAESVGAAPGKKHHVMYVDDDQALVFLVQRLLRRRGYEVSGYTDPHEATVALRTAPQAYDLLVTDYNMPGFCGVDLVREARLIRPDLPVALASGYVTAEIEQAALAEGAQALIHKPNDVEELCATVQRLIVGHDPA
- a CDS encoding RluA family pseudouridine synthase, coding for MTLPEPLADGVQALYEDDDLLVLCKPSGLLCVPGRGPDKQDCLSARAQLRWPGALIVHRLDQATSGLVLMARHIDAQRRLGHAFAERLVHKRYQAVVQGLLGTAGGDWSEIDLPIAADWERRPLRVIDHGVGKPSLTRWRALAHDAAAQTTRLELEPLTGRTHQLRVHLAAIGHAILGDALYADAATQAQAPRLLLHASHLAFTHPSTGEQVALEWAADF
- a CDS encoding EamA family transporter, translating into MTSARSTASSSVWLDALTTALGPVIWGSTYIVTTELLPPDRPFTAALLRTLPAGLLLVLWCRRWPAWGDWVGWRRLLVLAALNIGVFQALLFVAAYRLPGGVAAVVGAVGPLVVMGLTWALDHRRPPALALAAGGFGVLGMAALLLSPGARWDMVGVAAALVGTLCMAAGTFWSRRWRSDLPVLAFTGWQLLAGGLMLAPVAWAVDPPLPALTLPNIAGYLYLSLAGALVAYALWFRGIARLPSVAVSSLGLLSPVTAVLLGWALLGQAMTGISLVGMLVVLASILAVQWAMSRAAPPGGR
- a CDS encoding MarR family winged helix-turn-helix transcriptional regulator encodes the protein MATPREPDAVDAILAQWKRERPDLDASPMGPIGRIKRCAVLLERRLDETFADFGLSRWEFDMLATLRRSGAPYCLAPTTLFSTLMVTSGTMTHRMAKLEAQGWIERLPNPADARSSLVQLTPQGLELIDRAVEAHVANEHRILSALKAPDLAALDARLTLLLAALESRRGQ
- a CDS encoding SDR family NAD(P)-dependent oxidoreductase, whose protein sequence is MPQNHLYILTGASRGMGLAMAQQLLRSGNTLICIARSANNDLAAEARAAGVTIEQWQQDLSQGEQAAHKLQAWLQAQGPQAFASATLINNAGMIPRIAPLSASDVDDLATALRVGLEAPMQLTAAFLGATDTWTVPRKVLNISSGLGRRAMASQAAYCAAKAGMDHFTRCVALDEAIKPHGAKVCSLAPGVIDTDMQVQLRGADPAAFPDRQNFANLKTGGQLTSPAEAATRVLAWLERADFGTNPVADVREA
- the bktB gene encoding beta-ketothiolase BktB — its product is MTREVVVVSAVRTAIGTFGGSLKDVPPTELGALVVRESLARANVEGKDVGHVVFGHVVNTEPKDMYLSRVAAINGGCAEGTPAFNVNRLCGSGLQAIVSASQSILLGDTDVAIGAGAENMSRVPFASLNMRWGARMGDTKMVDMMIGALHDPFHNIHMGVTAENIAAKWGISREDQDKLAVESHNRAERATQNGLFKDQIVPVTLKSKKGDVQYATDEHFRPGATMDDLAKLKPVFIKENGTVTAGNASGINDAAAAVVLMEAGAAKARGAKPLARLVAYAHAGVDPKYMGIGPVPATQLALKKAGLTVNDLDVIEANEAFAAQACAVTKDLGLDPAKVNPNGSGISLGHPIGATGALITVKAIHELQRIQGRYALVTMCIGGGQGIAAIFERL